The following are from one region of the Rosistilla carotiformis genome:
- a CDS encoding carbon-nitrogen hydrolase family protein codes for MDPLDLKEFEWKVKVRQLSIDDYDALVKMQQRCFPGMSPWTRDQIESQIKVFPEGQLVVEIDGEVAASSSSLILRYDRTTAWHDWTQVADNGFIRNHSPEGDTLYGIEIMVDPEYRGMKLSRRLYDARKKLCRERNIERIIIGGRIPGYGDRADEMSASEYVERVVAKAIHDPVLTAQIANGFALQGLIPNYFPSDQASRGYATFLEWRNLEYQASRTRRYHAAFEPVRLAVVQYELRRINNFGEFTQQSEFFVDVAADYKCDFIMFPELFTTQLLSCVESARPGLAARRLAEFTPQYLEFFTECAVKYNVNVIGGSQFVVENEKLYNVAYCFGRDGTIHKQYKIHITPSERKWWGVSPGDFVNVFDTDSGRVAMLICYDIEFPELVRIAAAKGAQIIFVPFNTDTVEGYLRIRHCAQARCVENHVYVAIAGCTGNLPFVENADIHYAQSAILTPADVGFSRDSVGAECNPNIETVVMDDVDLEILRKHRESGSVQNWNDRRKDLYRVTYEEDGKTFEV; via the coding sequence ATGGATCCACTCGATCTCAAAGAATTTGAATGGAAAGTCAAAGTTCGTCAGCTGTCGATCGACGACTACGATGCGCTCGTAAAAATGCAACAACGCTGTTTTCCGGGCATGTCGCCGTGGACCCGCGACCAGATTGAAAGCCAAATCAAGGTCTTTCCCGAAGGGCAGTTGGTGGTCGAGATCGATGGCGAGGTTGCGGCGTCGTCGTCCAGTTTGATTTTGCGTTACGACCGCACGACCGCTTGGCACGATTGGACCCAGGTTGCCGACAACGGTTTCATTCGCAATCACTCTCCCGAAGGGGATACGCTTTACGGCATCGAGATCATGGTCGATCCGGAGTATCGCGGGATGAAGTTGTCGCGGCGATTGTACGACGCGCGGAAAAAACTGTGCCGGGAACGCAACATCGAACGGATCATCATCGGCGGACGGATTCCAGGCTACGGTGATCGAGCGGATGAGATGTCGGCTAGCGAATATGTCGAGCGAGTGGTTGCCAAAGCGATCCACGATCCCGTGTTGACGGCTCAAATTGCCAATGGCTTCGCTTTGCAAGGTTTGATCCCCAATTACTTCCCCAGCGATCAAGCGTCGCGCGGCTACGCGACCTTTCTGGAATGGAGGAACTTGGAATATCAAGCCTCTCGGACACGGCGGTATCACGCCGCTTTCGAACCGGTTCGCCTGGCGGTCGTGCAATATGAACTGCGACGGATTAACAACTTCGGTGAGTTCACGCAACAGAGTGAGTTCTTCGTCGACGTCGCTGCCGATTATAAGTGCGACTTCATCATGTTTCCCGAACTGTTTACGACGCAGTTGTTGTCGTGCGTCGAATCGGCTCGTCCCGGACTCGCCGCACGCCGACTGGCCGAGTTCACGCCGCAGTACCTCGAGTTTTTTACCGAGTGCGCCGTCAAATACAATGTGAACGTGATCGGTGGATCGCAGTTTGTCGTCGAAAACGAAAAGCTCTACAACGTCGCCTACTGCTTTGGTCGCGATGGTACGATCCACAAGCAATATAAGATTCACATCACTCCCAGCGAACGGAAATGGTGGGGCGTCAGTCCTGGAGATTTTGTCAACGTCTTCGATACCGATTCAGGTCGCGTCGCGATGTTGATCTGTTATGACATCGAATTCCCCGAATTGGTCCGGATCGCTGCGGCGAAAGGTGCGCAGATCATCTTCGTGCCGTTTAACACCGACACCGTCGAAGGGTATCTGCGGATCCGACACTGCGCTCAAGCAAGGTGTGTGGAGAACCACGTCTACGTCGCGATCGCGGGATGTACCGGCAACCTGCCGTTTGTCGAAAACGCCGACATTCACTATGCCCAATCGGCGATTCTGACCCCCGCCGACGTCGGCTTCTCTCGCGACTCGGTGGGTGCGGAATGCAATCCGAACATCGAAACCGTTGTCATGGATGATGTCGATCTGGAAATTCTGCGGAAGCATCGCGAATCGGGGAGCGTGCAGAACTGGAACGACCGCCGCAAGGATCTCTACCGAGTGACCTACGAAGAGGACGGCAAGACATTCGAGGTCTGA